The Triticum dicoccoides isolate Atlit2015 ecotype Zavitan chromosome 6A, WEW_v2.0, whole genome shotgun sequence genome has a window encoding:
- the LOC119319504 gene encoding uncharacterized protein LOC119319504 — protein MGKQRDGDGETKDKKKRASWTTAQLDLLVSVMKEYADAARFRGQNGWTKEGWNSMTTRLNNQFPRANFIVCQLKFREQRLKREYFVVKSIVEKSGFGFDPNTKMPTTIDEKWDELSKEQQKWKLSLTMMTCMQFMMVKQRRGRAIRGQLMWLKRSPVRLQIYHKGKASHNKF, from the exons ATGGGGAAACAAAGAGATGGCGATGGAGAGACCAAAG ACAAGAAAAAGAGAGCATCATGGACCACTGCTCAACTAGACCTGCTCGTTTCTGTGATGAAAGAGTATGCAGATGCAGCTAGATTTCGTGGTCAGAATGGATGGACGAAAGAAGGATGGAATTCCATGACTACACGATTGAATAATCAGTTTCCAAGAGCTAATTTCATTGTTTGTCAACTAAAATTTAGAGAGCAGCGGTTGAAGAGAGAATATTTTGTTGTCAAATCTATTGTAGAGAAGAGTGGCTTCGGTTTTGATCCTAATACAAAAATGCCAACAACCATTGATGAAAAATGGGATGAATTGAGCAAAGAACAACAAAAGTGGAAGCTTTCCCTTACTATGATGACTTGCATGCAATTTATGATG GTAAAACAGCGGAGGGGAAGGGCTATAAGAGGACAACTGATGTGGTTGAAGAGAAGTCCAGTCCGGCTACAGATTTACCACAAGGGGAAAGCTTCACACAACAAGTTCTAG